The Candidatus Aenigmatarchaeota archaeon nucleotide sequence GCAATATCATTAGTTGAAGCTATAAGTACAGATTTTCAGGATTTTTCTAAATTTAGATCTGTTAATTATAACTGGCCACAAGGAAATCAAATAATGGGAATTTTATCAAACAATTTCTCTAATTTTCTTATAGACAGCTTATCCGTAAGATATGTTTTCATACCTTCTGATGAGTATAATGAAACGTTTAAACATTATGGTCCCAAAGAATATTTCTTATCATCAACAGATCAACTAAAATACTTAACGAAACTTGATTGGAATTTAACTAACGTAAGTGTCTATGAGAATGAAGATTATTATCCACACATCTACTCCCCAGATGTATATTATATAACAGATGTAGGATCATTTAATTACATAACCAAGAATTATGAAAGACAGGATATTCAAGTAAATTTTGAACCGGAAAACATAATAATCAAAGAACCTTATGCTTACATCCCATATAATCATCACAATCAAACATACCTTTATGAAATTTCAAATGATTCAAGTGAAATTAAATTAAATTTACAGAATTTAACTTTGGGTGACTGCAATAGTTATGACCAAAGAACTTTTGAGCAACTTCAGTTTTCAATGAAATATGAAAACGAAACACTGGAAATGACAGCTTTAGATCATATAGCTTGTGTATACTTACCCTTTGATAAAATAGAAGGTTTTTATAAATTAACTATAACTTATAGAACATTGAGCGGGCATCCTGCAAGATTTGGTATTTGGCAACACGAGGCAAGAAAATTAATTAGATTTGATCCAGAAAAAAATTCTGAGTGGGAAACAAAAGAATATATATTTGAAGTTTTTCCAAATACAACAAAACCAAGTTTAGGTTTATATGCCCAAGGAAATGGAGATGAATTTACAAGAGTTCAATATAAAGATATAAAAATTTCTTACATTAAAACAAACAAAACATACGATACGATTATTAAAGAAATGAAAAATTTTACAGATAAAATGACTATTGAATTAAGGAATAAAGTAGAAAAGGATGATAAAAGGTATGCCTTCATATTTTTTGATAACAATATTATAGAACAAAATAACAATTTTTATTATATAATAAATGATCCATTCGAAGGTCAAAAGATGGTACCATTAAAAGTAAAAGAAAGGAAAATTTTAATAATCAATCTGACAGAAGAAAACACAAAGGTTGGGGATTGTAATAGATATGATCAAAGAACTTTTGAAGAATTGAAAATATCAAAAGAAGTTTCAAATAATCAAATTAAAATTACTGCAAAAGCACATACAGCATGTCTTTATTTTCCTTTCAATTATACGAAAGATGGTATCTATATCTTGAACATAACTTATAGAGGTGATTCCCCGAGCTTTACAGTATGGCAAGAGGGTCCAAAGGAACATATAAGATTTCAAACTAAAAAAACTAAAGAATGGGTAACAAAGCAATTCCAATTTGAAATAAATCCAGAAACCACAAAGCCTTCTTTAGGTTTATTTGCTCAGGGAAATGAATTGGATATAATAGAAAATTATTATGCTAATATATCAATAACTGAAATACAACTGTCAGAAAAAACAATAATAGAAAAAACTCAAAAAAAACCAGATATTATTTATAGAATGATAAATCCAACAAAATATATAGTAGAAGTAAAAAATGCAACCGAACCCTTCATTATAATTTTTGGTGATTCGTATCACCCTGAATGGAAAGCATTTGTTAGAGAAAAGGGGGAAATAGTAGGATGGATAGAGGCAATGAAAACAAAATCAGAAAAACATTTTGAAGCAAATGGCTGGGCGAATGGTTTTGCAATAGAAAATTGTAATAATGATTGTACAATAACTATATATTTCAGACCTCAGTCATATTTTTACATAGGTTCAGCAATCTCGGCAACTACCTTTGCCTGCTGTGTCGGCTATCTGATATATGACTGGAAGAAGGGCTGGTTCATTGATATAAGGGTCAAATTTCTGGATCTTGTTGAAAGGGTGAAGGAGAGGAAGAAGTATAGGTACAAGCATAGATTGGGGTCAAGATAATAACCCAGTCCTCGCAAACCCCCCACAAGCCGTCCTTGAACCACCCCTCACAAATCCCCTCCCAAACCGTCATTGAAACACCACCTCGCAAACCCATCCCTCACACCCCCCAAAAACCCACATCCCGACAAAAAAATCCGAAATTTTGTTGAAACTTCGTATACGAAATCCTGTTGAAAACCATTCAAAATCCTGTTGAAAAAAGTCCGAAATCCTGTTGAAAAATCAACAAAAGTTCGTATAGCCCATCAACAAGATCTCGTATTTCCATCAACAAAAGTTCGTACAAAAATCAACAAAACTTCGTATACGAAATCCTGTTGATAAACCCTCTAGAAAAAAACCAGAAATCAACTCCAATTCCTGTTATCCAAGAAAATTAATTTTTAATATTTTTAGTTGAATTAGATATTGTATTGAAATTCTAGTAAAAAATCCAAATTCTTCATTTATTCCAGGCCAAAAAGACAGAACTTCCACAAAGGAATAAAATGAATTGAGTTGAGCTTTTCGTCATTTTTTTTTGTTATAATGTACGATTTTTTTATCTTGAATTTTTCTCCATATCTTTTCATATAATATTTTATCCATTTTAAATCCTGTTTCTCGATTTTATCCTTGTATTTAACCTCAACTGGGATGAGATCTTTCAAGAAATCTATTTCCTTTTCCTTTTCCCTCCAGTAATTTTTGGTATCCAATTCAAACAACACCAAATTTTCCATAAATTTGTCTTTTGGTATCTCGAATGGTAAAGTCAGGCAAGGATGGTAGGCATAAATTTTTGACAATTTTCTTGAAGTTGCCCTTATAGATGGTCTGTAATTCAGGACCTTTCTTATCAAGAAGGAATATTCAAGGTAGAAAAGGGCCTTGTATAAGGTCGTTTTTGCTCTCTTCAATTCTTTGGCAAGCTCATCCATTTGCAAATATTGACCTGGATTTGAAAGAATTATGTTAAGAAGGTCCTCTAGTAACAATATGTCAACTTCATTAAATTCCTTTGGGAGGTCTTTAAGTACTATTGGTTCTATGACTGAATTTCTCACATAACTTCTGATAAAATTTTCACTCTTTTCATTTACCAATTCTGGGAAAGCTCTGAGCAAGAAGTTGTCGAATTCCCTTTCCAAAATATCCCTGTATAATAAAAAATTATTTTTCTCTATTTTAATTTGCTTTAAATTCAGAAACTCTTCAAAACTTAGCGGCTTCAATTCATAATAAATGACCCTACCGGCCAAATTTTTCTTTGCTTCAGAAAGAATGTTTATTGACGCGGACCCTGAAACTAATATTTTGATGTTTTGCAGGTTGTCATAGATTAATTTTATATCATCCACCCATCTTTTGGATTTTTGAACCTCATCTAGGAATAGGTAAACCTTATCCTTTTTGTAGTCGACACTGGTTAGTCTGGAATATTCTCTCAGGATTTCTTCTATTCTTTTTCCCTGGAATTCCGGTTCATCAAATGTGCAATAGATGATCTTTAGTGGGTCCACTTCTTTTTTTATCAGGTAATCCATTAGTTGAAAAAGGATTGTGGATTTTCCGACTCTTCTCAAACCAACAATTACTTGTATCTGCCTTCTGTTTATGTCTTCCTTGACCGAATTAAAAATGTTTCTATGGGTTGATGGGACAAACTCTTTTTTCACATTCTTTTCTATCCACCAGTGATTCAATTCATCTAGTCTCATATTTGTTTTATAAAAAAACTAATATTTAAATTTTTTGTTTTAAAATAAAACTAATGTAAAGAAAATATTTTGGTTTTTTTCGAGTTTTTGATCGTTTAACATAAAAGAGGTGTAGGTACAATCACAGGCTACATCCGAGTTAATGACTCAATCCTCCAAACGCCACCATTGAAACCATTCCCCAAAAAAACCAGCCCTCGCAGCCCAAAACCCAAAATACATAAAAAATCCGAAATTTTGTTGAAATCCATTCAAAATCCTGTTGATGAATCAAGATTTTATAATTGATTTTACTTTTGCAATCAAATTTTCAGCAAACTCAAAATACCCCTCCAATGAATTTTCATCCACAACTTTGAAGCTATAACTTCCATAATGTAGATTCGATGCAAGTTCCAAATACTTATCAAAGACATCCTTTCCTATTCTCCCAGGTTTTACTAGAACATCTCTCACCAGAAACTGAAGTGCCAACCTTCCTTTGAATTTCTCTTTTTTGCTGGGATATTCTATTTTTTTCACATCAAAGAAATATAATAATGACTCTAACGAAGTTTCAACAGCTCTAAAAATATCTTCAGAGGCAACAAAGAATCTTTTCTTTTTCATATTATCATTAGCTGAGTCAAGATATTGTTCCGCTTTTTTCAAGGCCAATTCAGCCAATTCTCTTCGGTTTTTTACCATAAATTACCTCTCCTTCTGCGTGAATATTTATAAACAATTTTTCTGATTTAAGGCCATCAAAATATTCCTTTTCTGTGACAACTATAGGATATGAAACTATGCCATATTTTGGCAAAATCACAGAATTTATGAATCTTATAAGGGAAGTCTTAATTTCTTCTTTTTTGTTATCACAGATTACTAAAATATCTATATCGCTCGGATTTTCAAGAAAATCCTTTCTTATCCTTTTTCTGGCAACACTACCAAAAAGTATCACAGACTTGACTTCAGCGTAGTTTTTGGAAAGAAAATCGGCTATATCTTT carries:
- a CDS encoding nucleotidyltransferase domain-containing protein, encoding MFLDKILGSKTKINLLYTLVSNPDREFSELELSKFSGVSVSETNRQIKDLIEVGLINMGKYGKTKIYTINKKHFLYKKLKDLFLDLLKIYRKIAKDIADFLSKNYAEVKSVILFGSVARKRIRKDFLENPSDIDILVICDNKKEEIKTSLIRFINSVILPKYGIVSYPIVVTEKEYFDGLKSEKLFINIHAEGEVIYGKKPKRIG
- a CDS encoding ATP-binding protein, with protein sequence MRLDELNHWWIEKNVKKEFVPSTHRNIFNSVKEDINRRQIQVIVGLRRVGKSTILFQLMDYLIKKEVDPLKIIYCTFDEPEFQGKRIEEILREYSRLTSVDYKKDKVYLFLDEVQKSKRWVDDIKLIYDNLQNIKILVSGSASINILSEAKKNLAGRVIYYELKPLSFEEFLNLKQIKIEKNNFLLYRDILEREFDNFLLRAFPELVNEKSENFIRSYVRNSVIEPIVLKDLPKEFNEVDILLLEDLLNIILSNPGQYLQMDELAKELKRAKTTLYKALFYLEYSFLIRKVLNYRPSIRATSRKLSKIYAYHPCLTLPFEIPKDKFMENLVLFELDTKNYWREKEKEIDFLKDLIPVEVKYKDKIEKQDLKWIKYYMKRYGEKFKIKKSYIITKKNDEKLNSIHFIPLWKFCLFGLE